A DNA window from Fragaria vesca subsp. vesca linkage group LG3, FraVesHawaii_1.0, whole genome shotgun sequence contains the following coding sequences:
- the LOC101303980 gene encoding uncharacterized protein LOC101303980 isoform 1, whose translation MNDQSHPPPMMSLSQAQAMSQQPQMMTQPPPQMMAPSSQAMAAQQQQMMMNSQSQPMMMNRSYKAWPPQQQQFAAGKPPQSNLGRNNWKGKKGNDKRRMEKIVPNLPLSGGQSSTGGYNVPNLPLSGGQSSGGGYIPPTLNELQSQNQNRMKARKFYPKKKYNNRFAPYAPRNTTSFIIRAKKSGGIASLVSPCPVTPAVLPTPIFSPSREVLGDTAKEEWGVDGYGSMKGLIRLRSPGNDDDEEGGGGSSESDVEEHVEVERRLDHDLSRFEMIYPNYSGVEYNNVLENRVDDQDTHIAQLEEENLTLKERLFLMERELGDLRRRMLFLERRHHVMEVNEEVVENGSENDSDGGSDVPHMGMGGESNIEVVDYVSRDGVRDVSMEEYVHDEMKLKENEVKDELRNEVVGNEEIEHKDEGRRNDLVGDGVVSEKVEEASNEFIMNKVIANKTELVTSEGETKNENEFVQGQVNIEKAEDMVIACNEKNETKVLRNEVETKIENELMQGQMNAEKDEEMGTSCTENNNTEAVKNEVKTKNESQLMQGQMNAERDEEMGISSTEKSIGVGD comes from the coding sequence ATGAACGATCAGTCACATCCGCCGCCGATGATGAGCCTCAGCCAAGCTCAAGCCATGAGCCAGCAGCCGCAGATGATGACTCAGCCGCCGCCGCAGATGATGGCGCCGTCGTCTCAAGCCATGGCTGCTCAGCAGCAGCAGATGATGATGAACAGTCAGTCTCAGCCGATGATGATGAACCGGAGCTACAAGGCTTGGCCGCCGCAGCAGCAGCAGTTCGCCGCCGGGAAGCCGCCGCAGTCGAATCTCGGAAGGAACAATTGGAAGGGGAAGAAGGGAAATGACAAGAGGAGAATGGAGAAGATTGTTCCCAATTTGCCCCTGAGCGGCGGTCAGAGCAGTACTGGAGGGTATAATGTTCCGAATTTGCCCCTGAGTGGTGGCCAGAGCAGCGGAGGAGGGTACATACCTCCGACGCTTAATGAGTTACAGTCTCAGAATCAGAATCGAATGAAAGCTCGGAAATTTTACCCCAAAAAGAAGTATAACAATAGGTTCGCGCCTTATGCGCCAAGGAACACGACCTCGTTTATCATTAGAGCTAAGAAGTCCGGTGGGATCGCCTCGCTGGTTTCGCCTTGTCCGGTGACCCCTGCTGTGCTGCCCACGCCCATATTTTCGCCGTCCAGGGAGGTTTTGGGGGACACGGCGAAGGAGGAGTGGGGTGTGGATGGGTATGGTTCGATGAAAGGGTTGATTCGGCTTAGGTCTCCGGGGAATGATGATGATGAGGAGGGAGGGGGCGGGTCGAGTGAGAGTGATGTGGAGGAGCATGTGGAGGTGGAGAGGAGGTTGGACCATGATTTGAGCAGGTTCGAGATGATATACCCGAATTACAGTGGGGTTGAGTATAATAATGTCTTGGAGAATAGAGTGGATGATCAGGATACCCACATTGCTCAGTTGGAGGAGGAAAATTTGACTTTGAAAGAGAGGCTGTTCTTGATGGAGAGGGAGTTGGGGGACTTGAGGAGGAGGATGTTGTTTCTTGAGAGAAGGCATCATGTGATGGAGGTGAATGAGGAGGTTGTGGAGAATGGTTCTGAGAATGATAGTGATGGAGGGTCGGATGTGCCTCATATGGGCATGGGAGGTGAGAGCAACATTGAGGTGGTAGATTATGTGTCTAGAGATGGTGTTAGGGATGTCTCGATGGAAGAATATGTTCATGATGAAATGAAATTAAAGGAAAATGAGGTCAAAGATGAATTGAGAAATGAGGTTGTAGGTAATGAAGAGATTGAACATAAGGATGAGGGAAGAAGGAATGATCTTGTAGGTGATGGAGTTGTTTCGGAGAAGGTTGAGGAAGCAAGCAATGAGTTTATAATGAACAAAGTAATTGCAAATAAAACTGAGCTGGTGACTAGTGAAGGCGAGACAAAGAATGAGAATGAGTTTGTGCAGGGTCAGGTGAACATAGAGAAGGCTGAAGACATGGTAATTGCCTGCAATGAGAAGAATGAAACTAAGGTCTTGAGGAATGAAGTTGAGACTAAGATTGAAAATGAGTTGATGCAGGGTCAGATGAATGCAGAGAAGGATGAAGAAATGGGAACTTCATGCACAGAGAATAATAATACTGAGGCGGTGAAGAATGAAGTTAAGACCAAGAATGAGAGTCAGTTGATGCAGGGTCAGATGAATGCAGAGAGGGATGAAGAAATGGGAATTTCCAGCACAGAGAAGAGCATTGGCGTAGGTGACTAA
- the LOC101303980 gene encoding uncharacterized protein LOC101303980 isoform 2, with protein MNDQSHPPPMMSLSQAQAMSQQPQMMTQPPPQMMAPSSQAMAAQQQQMMMNSQSQPMMMNRSYKAWPPQQQQFAAGKPPQSNLGRNNWKGKKGNDKRRMEKIVPNLPLSGGQSSTGGYNVPNLPLSGGQSSGGGYIPPTLNELQSQNQNRMKARKFYPKKKYNNRFAPYAPRNTTSFIIRAKKSGGIASLVSPCPVTPAVLPTPIFSPSREVLGDTAKEEWGVDGYGSMKGLIRLRSPGNDDDEEGGGGSSESDVEEHVEVERRLDHDLSRFEMIYPNYSGVEYNNVLENRVDDQDTHIAQLEEENLTLKERLFLMERELGDLRRRMLFLERRHHVMEVNEEVVENGSENDSDGGSDVPHMGMGGESNIEVVDYVSRDGVRDVSMEEYVHDEMKLKENEVKDELRNEVVGNEEIEHKDEGRRNDLVGDGVVSEKVEEASNEFIMNKVIANKTELVTSEGETKNENEFVQGQVNIEKAEDMGQMNAEKDEEMGTSCTENNNTEAVKNEVKTKNESQLMQGQMNAERDEEMGISSTEKSIGVGD; from the exons ATGAACGATCAGTCACATCCGCCGCCGATGATGAGCCTCAGCCAAGCTCAAGCCATGAGCCAGCAGCCGCAGATGATGACTCAGCCGCCGCCGCAGATGATGGCGCCGTCGTCTCAAGCCATGGCTGCTCAGCAGCAGCAGATGATGATGAACAGTCAGTCTCAGCCGATGATGATGAACCGGAGCTACAAGGCTTGGCCGCCGCAGCAGCAGCAGTTCGCCGCCGGGAAGCCGCCGCAGTCGAATCTCGGAAGGAACAATTGGAAGGGGAAGAAGGGAAATGACAAGAGGAGAATGGAGAAGATTGTTCCCAATTTGCCCCTGAGCGGCGGTCAGAGCAGTACTGGAGGGTATAATGTTCCGAATTTGCCCCTGAGTGGTGGCCAGAGCAGCGGAGGAGGGTACATACCTCCGACGCTTAATGAGTTACAGTCTCAGAATCAGAATCGAATGAAAGCTCGGAAATTTTACCCCAAAAAGAAGTATAACAATAGGTTCGCGCCTTATGCGCCAAGGAACACGACCTCGTTTATCATTAGAGCTAAGAAGTCCGGTGGGATCGCCTCGCTGGTTTCGCCTTGTCCGGTGACCCCTGCTGTGCTGCCCACGCCCATATTTTCGCCGTCCAGGGAGGTTTTGGGGGACACGGCGAAGGAGGAGTGGGGTGTGGATGGGTATGGTTCGATGAAAGGGTTGATTCGGCTTAGGTCTCCGGGGAATGATGATGATGAGGAGGGAGGGGGCGGGTCGAGTGAGAGTGATGTGGAGGAGCATGTGGAGGTGGAGAGGAGGTTGGACCATGATTTGAGCAGGTTCGAGATGATATACCCGAATTACAGTGGGGTTGAGTATAATAATGTCTTGGAGAATAGAGTGGATGATCAGGATACCCACATTGCTCAGTTGGAGGAGGAAAATTTGACTTTGAAAGAGAGGCTGTTCTTGATGGAGAGGGAGTTGGGGGACTTGAGGAGGAGGATGTTGTTTCTTGAGAGAAGGCATCATGTGATGGAGGTGAATGAGGAGGTTGTGGAGAATGGTTCTGAGAATGATAGTGATGGAGGGTCGGATGTGCCTCATATGGGCATGGGAGGTGAGAGCAACATTGAGGTGGTAGATTATGTGTCTAGAGATGGTGTTAGGGATGTCTCGATGGAAGAATATGTTCATGATGAAATGAAATTAAAGGAAAATGAGGTCAAAGATGAATTGAGAAATGAGGTTGTAGGTAATGAAGAGATTGAACATAAGGATGAGGGAAGAAGGAATGATCTTGTAGGTGATGGAGTTGTTTCGGAGAAGGTTGAGGAAGCAAGCAATGAGTTTATAATGAACAAAGTAATTGCAAATAAAACTGAGCTGGTGACTAGTGAAGGCGAGACAAAGAATGAGAATGAGTTTGTGCAGGGTCAGGTGAACATAGAGAAGGCTGAAGACATG GGTCAGATGAATGCAGAGAAGGATGAAGAAATGGGAACTTCATGCACAGAGAATAATAATACTGAGGCGGTGAAGAATGAAGTTAAGACCAAGAATGAGAGTCAGTTGATGCAGGGTCAGATGAATGCAGAGAGGGATGAAGAAATGGGAATTTCCAGCACAGAGAAGAGCATTGGCGTAGGTGACTAA
- the LOC101307773 gene encoding uncharacterized protein LOC101307773, which translates to MALRPHTVTSAPTFHSRQFLHRPTFPPRTTLRFRNSSSTRANSLTAEQVSFTGEENSLVEALIGIQGRGRSASPQQLNEVESAVKVLEALKGVPEPTSSSLIEGRWQLMFTTRPGTASPIQRTFVGVDFFSVFQEVYLQTKDQRVSNIVKFSDAIGELKVEAEASIKDGKRILFRFDKAAFSFKFLPFKVPYPVPFRLLGDEAKGWLDTTYLSESGNLRISRGNKGTTFVLQKKAEPRQRLLSVISTGTAVKEAIEEFISLNQNVGESELQEGEWKMVWSSQEETDSWLENAANGLMGTQIVKGNEQIKFVVDAFLGLKFSISGTLVKSGSRTYDVTMDDAAIIGGGFGYPLEELGSKFELELLYSDDKIRITRGYNKILFVHVRTDGLKQKHVRNDVAMANQMKENFSVKETKPSIRAKKPLHGPTTSFDLVEEMLYLYVRIEKARGVPVQSHLQVELKIGNYRGATTTTAQSPQGEFNWYQVFAFTKSRLQDTTVHVSVKADGGVVSKCSFGVSEALRRVPPDPQLAAQWYRLADTKGNGFGGELMMAFWTGTQVDEVYNVASHSDAVAALSDDGLLSICPRVYHTPRFSYLRVNVIAAQDLVINDINNRVQPVQVFVEASVLDCKFRTKACSTKTVDPKWNEDLMFVVAEPFDATLVVEVYEKAVVVNGEVRHGERLGRCEIPIKNVGKRTDRTPAASLWYDLKLVPDQPRFASKINMRISLDGGYHVFDDPTDFPSDLRPSAKVLWRPPVGTFELGIMSASGLSPIMPKTSVDTFCVAKYGPKWVRTRTVIDNRSPKWNEQYMWEVFDHCTVITIAVFDNKYLLQGGEVAAHQGIGRVRIRLSDLDSGKVYTNSHPLVSLERSGVMKRGELQLSYRFCPTSKFNVYTRYPEPLLPKLHYILPLSVPQILILRAQAVRLIQKMLQRAQLSGEVVQYVLLDNKYSFSTRRARANFLRCKKLQESFLVCKQQFDRLLSWSNPRHTIGFIIFLIAALCFPSLALASIFFTISGVGAWGYRKRPRQLPHIDTELSQLNSVDRDDIAEEFDGVVTEERHVQLQKLLVVVQTLLGDIAATGERVQSLLSWRDKRATLLVLILSFIAGLVFYFDFLDLRVFFYGPIIWMFMRPFIRGLNLPSYFHNFIRRMPSKIDSML; encoded by the exons ATGGCTCTCAGACCTCACACGGTGACGTCAGCACCGACCTTCCATTCCCGCCAATTCCTCCACAGGCCCACATTCCCGCCCAGAACTACTCTTCGCTTCCGAAACTCTTCGTCGACGCGAGCGAACTCCCTCACCGCCGAACAAGTCTCGTTCACGGGGGAAGAGAACTCCCTCGTCGAAGCCCTCATCGGAATCCAAGGCCGCGGCCGCTCCGCCTCTCCTCAGCAACTTAAT GAGGTTGAGAGCGCTGTGAAGGTTCTTGAAGCTCTGAAAGGAGTTCCTGAGCCG ACAAGCTCGAGTTTGATTGAAGGGAGGTGGCAATTGATGTTTACTACAAGACCTGGAACCGCCTCTCCAATCCAA AGAACATTTGTGGGGGTGGACTTCTTTAGTGTATTTCAAGAGGTTTATCTTCAGACAAAGGATCAGCGTGTGTCGAATATTGTAAAGTTCTCTGATGCAATAGGTGAGCTGAAAGTAGAG GCAGAAGCATCAATCAAAGATGGAAAACGAATACTTTTTCGATTTGACAAAGCGGCATTTTCGTTTAAATTTTTACCATTCAAGGTCCCATATCCAGTGCCATTCAGACTTCTTGGGGATGAGGCAAAGGGTTGGTTGGATACCACATATCTGTCCGAATCTGGCAATCTTCGTATATCGAGAGGAAATAAG GGAACAACATTTGTGCTGCAAAAGAAAGCTGAACCTAGGCAAAGACTATTGTCAGTCATCTCGACTGGTACAGCAGTTAAGGAG GCAATTGAGGAGTTTATCTCCTTAAATCAAAATGTAGGTGAATCAGAACTCCAGGAGGGAGAATGGAAAATGGTTTGGAGCTCACAG GAAGAGACAGATAGTTGGCTTGAGAATGCTGCCAATGGTCTTATGGGCACACAA ATTGTCAAGGGAAATGAACAAATAAAGTTTGTGGTTGACGCGTTCCTTGGGCTCAAATTCTCCATATCTGGAACTCTTGT AAAGTCTGGCTCCCGCACTTATGATGTTACAATGGACGATGCAGCCATCATTGGCGGTGGCTTTGGATATCCCCTAGAAGAGCTAGGAAGCAAGTTTGAACTAGAACTGCT ATATAGTGATGACAAGATCAGAATCACCCGGGGATATAATAAAATACTCTTTGTGCATGTACGAACTGATGGTTTGAAACAGAAACA TGTACGTAACGACGTAGCAATGGCTAATCAAATGAAAGAAAATTTCTCTGTCAAGGAGACCAAACCCTCTATCCGTGCCAAGAAGCCGTTGCACGGTCCCACCACCTCCTTTGATCTTGTGGAGGAGATGTTATATCTGTATGTCAGGATTGAGAAAGCCAGAGGTGTGCCAGTTCAAAGTCACCTCCAAGTTGAACTGAAGATTGGGAACTACAGAGGAGCCACAACAACCACGGCGCAAAGTCCACAGGGGGAGTTCAATTGGTACCAGGTGTTTGCTTTCACCAAGAGCAGACTTCAAGATACAACTGTGCATGTTTCGGTGAAGGCTGATGGAGGTGTTGTAAGCAAATGTAGCTTTGGTGTATCGGAAGCATTGAGGAGAGTACCACCTGATCCTCAATTGGCAGCTCAGTGGTATCGACTGGCGGATACAAAAGGGAACGGATTTGGAGGAGAGTTGATGATGGCATTTTGGACTGGGACACAGGTTGATGAGGTCTATAATGTTGCTTCGCATTCTGATGCAGTAGCAGCTCTTAGCGATGATGGTTTGTTGAGTATTTGTCCAAGAGTGTATCATACCCCGAGGTTTTCGTACCTCAGAGTAAATGTAATTGCAGCACAGGATTTGGTGATCAATGACATCAACAACAGAGTCCAGCCGGTGCAGGTTTTTGTGGAAGCTAGTGTTCTGGATTGTAAATTTAGAACCAAAGCTTGTTCAACCAAGACTGTGGATCCTAAGTGGAATGAGGACTTGATGTTTGTGGTTGCGGAACCATTTGATGCAACTTTGGTGGTGGAAGTCTATGAGAAGGCAGTTGTTGTTAATGGGGAAGTGAGACATGGGGAACGTTTAGGGAGGTGTGAGATTCCTATAAAGAATGTGGGGAAGAGGACTGATAGAACACCGGCTGCTAGTCTGTGGTATGATCTTAAGCTCGTGCCGGATCAGCCGAGATTTGCTAGTAAGATTAATATGAGGATCAGTTTGGATGGTGGATATCATGTTTTCGATGATCCTACTGACTTTCCTAGTGATCTTAGGCCGTCGGCAAAGGTTCTGTGGAGACCGCCTGTGGGGACTTTTGAACTTGGAATTATGAGTGCCTCTGGATTGTCCCCAATAATGCCTAAGACTAGTGTGGACACTTTCTGTGTCGCTAAATATGGGCCAAAGTGGGTGAGGACTAGAACAGTCATTGATAATCGTTCTCCAAAGTGGAATGAACAATACATGTGGGAAGTCTTTGATCATTGTACAGTCATAACTATTGCAGTTTTCGATAATAAGTATTTGCTCCAAGGGGGAGAAGTAGCTGCTCATCAGGGAATTGGAAGAGTAAGGATTCGACTATCCGATCTTGATTCTGGTAAAGTTTACACAAACTCGCATCCCCTTGTGAGCCTAGAACGTTCTGGGGTGATGAAGAGAGGTGAACTTCAATTGTCTTATCGATTTTGTCCTACATCTAAGTTTAATGTGTACACTAGATATCCAGAGCCCCTTTTGCCCAAGCTGCATTATATTCTCCCACTATCGGTACCTCAGATTCTCATACTAAGGGCTCAAGCTGTTCGGCTTATACAAAAAATGTTGCAGAGGGCTCAATTAAGCGGAGAGGTTGTGCAGTATGTGTTGTTGGACAACAAATATTCTTTTAGTACGCGGAGAGCTAGGGCTAATTTTTTGAGGTGTAAGAAACTTCAAGAAAGTTTCCTAGTTTGCAAGCAGCAATTTGATCGGCTGCTGAGTTGGTCTAATCCACGCCATACTATTGGCTTTATAATTTTCCTCATTGCAGCCCTTTGCTTCCCTAGTTTGGCACTAGCTTCCATTTTTTTCACGATTTCCGGTGTAGGGGCTTGGGGTTACAGGAAGAGGCCTAGACAACTTCCTCACATAGACACCGAATTGTCACAGCTTAATAGTGTCGACCGTGACGACATTGCCGAAGAGTTTGATGGAGTTGTGACGGAGGAGAGACATGTTCAACTTCAAAAGCTTTTAGTGGTTGTTCAGACACTGCTCGGTGACATTGCAGCTACAGGGGAGAGGGTGCAGTCTTTGTTGAGTTGGAGGGATAAAAGAGCTACACTTCTTGTTCTGATACTTTCTTTCATTGCTGGGCTTGTTTTTTACTTCGACTTTTTGGACTTGCGTGTTTTTTTCTATGGGCCAATCATATGGATGTTCATGCGTCCATTTATTCGTGGACTTAACCTCCCTTCATATTTCCACAACTTCATTAGGAGAATGCCATCAAAGATAGACAGCATGCTATAA